From the genome of Glycine max cultivar Williams 82 chromosome 2, Glycine_max_v4.0, whole genome shotgun sequence, one region includes:
- the LOC102659566 gene encoding uncharacterized protein: MRKKRKEEVEKKVLSSKTKSQLAREARKEEPPAPLKEPPYPLVLSKKNKEHYFKRFLEIFKGMEITMPFGEALQQMPLYTKFMKDILTKKGKYIDNESIMVGGNYSAMIQRKLPKKFKDPESVTIPCTIGNESIGKALIDLRASINLMPLSMCRRIGNLMIDPTKMTL; this comes from the coding sequence atgaggaagaagaggaaagaagaaGTAGAGAAGAAGGTCTTAAGCTCTAAGACCAAAAGCCAGCTAGCCCGAGAGGCTAGGAAAGAAGAGCCACCAGCCCCTCTAAAGGAGCCCCCATACCCTTTAGTGCTTTCAAAGAAGAATAAGGAGCACTACTTCAAGCGTTTCTTAGAGATATTCAAGGGGATGGAGATAACCATGCCATTTGGGGAAGCCTTGCAGCAGATGCCGCTCTACACCAAATTCATGAAGGACATCCTCACCAAGAAAGGGAAGTACATTGATAATGAGAGCATTATGGTGGGAGGCAACTATAGTGCGATGATACAGAGGAAGCTTCCCAAGAAATTTAAAGACCCTGAGAGCGTGACAATCCCTTGCACCATAGGGAACGAATCAATAGGGAAGGCTCTCATTGACTTAAGGGCAAGCATCAACTTGATGCCCCTGTCAATGTGTAGAAGAATTGGAAACCTGATGATAGACCCTACCAAGATGACACTCTAG
- the LOC100817464 gene encoding 2-Cys peroxiredoxin BAS1, chloroplastic: protein MACSATSASLFSANPTPLFSPKPSLSLHLNPLPTRPSPSLTRPSLSLTRPSHSRRSFVVKASSSELPLVGNTAPDFEAEAVFDQEFINVKLSDYIGKKYVVLFFYPLDFTFVCPTEITAFSDRHAEFEALNTEILGVSVDSVFSHLAWIQTDRKSGGLGDLNYPLISDVTKSISKSYGVLIPDQGIALRGLFIIDKEGVIQHSTINNLAIGRSVDETKRTLQALQYVQENPDEVCPAGWKPGEKSMKPDPKLSKDYFAAV from the exons ATGGCATGCTCAGCCACCTCTGCTTCCCTCTTCTCCGCAAACCCAACACCCCTCTTCTCTCCCAAACCCTCTCTCTCCCTCCACCTTAACCCTCTCCCCACGCGCCCTTCTCCCTCCCTCACGCGCccttctctctccctcacgCGCCCTTCTCACTCTCGCCGCTCCTTCGTTGTCAAAGCCTCCTCC AGCGAGCTTCCGCTGGTTGGTAACACCGCACCGGATTTCGAAGCAGAGGCTGTGTTTGACCAGGAGTTTATCAAC GTGAAACTATCTGATTACATTGGGAAGAAATATGTTGTGCTCTTCTTCTACCCGTTGGACTTCACCTTTGTCTGCCCCACAG AAATCACTGCTTTCAGTGACCGACATGCAGAGTTCGAGGCACTAAATACTGAGATATTGGGTGTTTCAGTTGACAGTGTG TTCTCGCACCTTGCATGGATCCAAACAGATAGAAAGTCAGGTGGCCTTGGTGACTTGAACTATCctttgatttctgatgtcaccAAATCCATATCGAAATCTTATGGTGTTCTCATTCCTGATCAG GGAATTGCATTGAGAGGATTGTTCATTATTGACAAGGAAGGGGTTATTCAGCATTCTACCATTAACAACTTGGCAATTGGTAGAAGTGTTGACGAGACAAAGAGAACTCTCCAG GCCTTACAGTATGTGCAGGAGAACCCAGATGAAGTTTGCCCTGCTGGGTGGAAGCCTGGGGAGAAGTCCATGAAACCAGACCCTAAACTTAGCAAAGACTACTTTGCAGCGGTGTAG